One window of the Camelina sativa cultivar DH55 chromosome 1, Cs, whole genome shotgun sequence genome contains the following:
- the LOC104714749 gene encoding receptor-like protein 12: MKGSWNSTTIIIPFTLFSLIFLFISKCQDVFGVPTEHLCHPGQRDALLELKKEFEIKKPCSDGALPPKTESWANHSDCCYWEGITCNPKSGEVIELDLSRGCLQGRFHSNTSLFRVQNLPFLTTLDLSYNYFSGHIPSSIENFSHLTTLDLSKNYFSGGIPSSVGNLSHLTFLDLSGNEFVGEMPYFGNMNQLTNLNVDSNELTGTFPLPLLNLTMLSDLSLSRNQFTGTLPSKMSSLSNLEYFEAWGNAFTGTLPSSLFTIPSLTSIDLRNNQLNGVLDFGNISSPSSTLTVLDISNNNFIGPIPRSISNFINLQDLDLSYLNTQGPVDFSIFMNLKSLLLLNLSHLNTTTTIDLNALLSSHLNSIYSVDLSGNHVSATTKTPVADHHQLISQLYLSGCGITEFPELLRSQVNITNLDISNNKIKGQVPGWLWTLPNLIFVDLSNNTFSGFERPTELGPSFITTKPSMQYLVASKNNFTGNIPSSICALRSLITLDLSDNNLNGSIPHCMGNLKSTLSFLNLRHNRLGGGLPKNIFKSLRSLDVGHNQLVGKLPRSFIHLSTLEVLNVENNRLNDTFPSWLSSLKKLQVLVLRSNAFHGPIHHASFRTLRIIDLSRNHFSGTLPSNYFVNWNAMSSLGGNEDPSSKENYLGDSFRYYHDSMVLTNKGVEMELVRILKIYTALDFSENKFEGEIPRSIGLLKELHVLNLSSNDFTGHIPSSMGNLRELESLDVSQNKLSGEIPQELGNLSYLAYMNFSFNQLGGLLPGGTQFRRQKCSSFGDNLGLYGPSLDEVCVDIHASTPQEHEQPESEEEEKEMFSWIAAAIGLGPGIAFGLTIGYILVCYKPEWFMNHFQRNKHRSRRRRSTTKLKKEPN; the protein is encoded by the exons ATGAAAGGCTCTTGGAACTCCACGACTATCATCATTccttttactttgttttctcTGATCTTCTTATTCATTTCTAAATGTCAAGATGTTTTTGGGGTTCCTACTGAACACTTGTGTCATCCCGGACAGAGGGATGCACTTTTGGAGCTCAAGAAGGAGTTTGAAATTAAGAAGCCCTGTTCTGACGGCGCTCTTCCTCCGAAGACAGAGTCATGGGCCAATCACAGTGACTGTTGTTACTGGGAAGGTATTACTTGCAATCCCAAGTCCGGGGAAGTGATCGAGCTAGACCTTAGTCGTGGCTGCCTCCAAGGCCGGTTTCATTCTAATACCAGTCTCTTTAGGGTTCAAAATCTTCCTTTTCTAACCACTCTCGACCTTTCATATAACTATTTCAGTGGTCATATCCCATCTTCTATTGAAAATTTTTCTCATCTCACCACTCTCGAcctttctaaaaattatttcaGTGGAGGGATCCCTTCTTCGGTTGGAAATCTTTCACATCTCACTTTTCTCGACCTTTCTGGTAATGAGTTCGTTGGTGAGATGCCATATTTTGGCAATATGAACCAGCTGACCAACTTAAACGTTGATTCCAATGAACTTACTGGTACCTTCCCCCTTCCTTTACTCAATCTGACAATGCTGTCGGACTTATCACTCTCTCGTAATCAGTTCACGGGGACGCTTCCTTCTAAAATGAGCTCACTCTCTAACTTGGAGTATTTTGAAGCATGGGGCAACGCTTTTACTGGAACtctcccttcttctctcttcactaTTCCTTCTTTGACGTCTATTGATTTGAGAAATAACCAACTCAACGGCGTTCTTGACTTTGGGAATATATCTTCACCATCTTCTACACTAACAGTGTTAGACATTAGCAATAACAACTTCATAGGGCCAATCCCAAGATCCATTTCCAACTTTATAAACCTTCAGGACCTCGACCTTTCTTATCTCAACACCCAAGGCCCGGTTGATTTTAGTATATTCATGAATCTCAAGTCGCTCCTACTTCTTAACTTATCTCATTTGAACACCACCACAACGATTGACTTGAATGCACTCTTATCCTCGCATCTCAACTCAATCTATTCAGTGGATCTCTCAGGCAACCATGTTTCAGCTACAACCAAAACTCCAGTTGCAGATCATCATCAATTGATTAGTCAGTTGTACTTGTCAGGATGCGGCATCACTGAGTTCCCTGAACTCTTAAGGAGCCAGGTCAATATAACGAATCTAGAcatttccaacaacaaaatcaaaggtcAAGTGCCTGGCTGGCTATGGACACTAccaaatttgatatttgtgGATCTTTCCAACAACACTTTTAGCGGTTTCGAAAGACCAACGGAACTTGGACCATCCTTTATCACCACCAAACCATCTATGCAATACTTGGTTGCCTCCAAAAACAATTTCACAGGAAATATACCCTCTTCCATATGCGCTTTGCGTTCTCTAATCACTCTTGATTTATCTGACAATAACCTCAATGGTTCCATCCCTCATTGTATGGGAAATCTCAAGAGTACTCTTTCATTTCTAAACCTTCGTCATAATCGTCTTGGTGGAGGTCTTCcaaagaatatatttaaaagtctAAGGTCACTTGACGTCGGCCATAACCAACTGGTGGGCAAACTTCCTAGATCTTTCATCCATCTCTCTACTCTTGAAGTTCTGAATGTGGAAAACAACAGACTCAACGACACGTTTCCCTCATGGTTGTCTTCTCTTAAAAAACTACAAGTTCTTGTCTTACGCTCCAATGCATTTCACGGACCGATACATCATGCCTCGTTTCGTACATTACGAATCATCGACTTATCGCGTAATCACTTCAGTGGAACTTTGCCGTCAAACTATTTTGTGAACTGGAATGCTATGTCATCACTTGGTGGAAACGAAGATCCGTCGTCTAAAGAAAACTACTTGGGAGATTCTTTTCGATACTACCATGATTCAATGGTTTTGACGAACAAAGGTGTTGAGATGGAGCTGGTACGTATCCTAAAAATTTACACAGCACTCGACTTTTctgaaaacaaatttgaaggaGAGATTCCAAGATCCATCGGTCTATTAAAAGAGCTTCATGTTCTTAACTTGTCGAGCAATGATTTCACCGGCCACATACCATCATCTATGGGGAACCTGAGAGAGCTAGAGTCACTGGACGTTTCTCAAAACAAGCTTTCAGGAGAAATTCCACAAGAACTAGGGAACCTCTCGTACCTTGCCTACATGAACTTCTCTTTTAACCAGCTTGGAGGTCTATTACCAGGGGGAACTCAGTTTCGTAGGCAAAAATGCTCTTCTTTCGGGGATAATCTCGGACTCTATGGCCCTTCACTTGACGAAGTTTGTGTAGATATTCATGCATCAACACCACAAGAACATGAACAGCCGGagtcagaggaagaagaaaaagagatgttCAGTTGGATAGCAGCTGCAATAGGACTCGGACCTGGTATTGCCTTTGGATTGACAATTGGATACATTTTGGTTTGCTACAAACCAGAGTGGTTCATGAACCATTTTCAACGAAACAAAcacagaagcagaagaagaagaagcaccacAAAGCTTAAAAAAGAG CCTAACTAA
- the LOC104714842 gene encoding uncharacterized protein LOC104714842, with product MGKRNTFCDRNSNRRVRSKDKGSDESDEDYVISEEDEEDESEADLKEEEDEEYEYASSVDGAEQPSFDGFGVSDAVEDDDEFDEVREEEEEEEEDAMLRNVEWPKVKTGPRGNRKITGCKSRKTKQVVSDNEDVDLDDADDDEDEDEISDSSKFVGKVGSFDGEKHPRVGLGKRRRVFYEKEDDEDGDYPEEDGEEEEERDVGNVRCENVDLNSLHDALDGNMVALEEQDNETEKEDDGDYEDEDGDEDFTADEDVSLDEEEEEEETIACNKYSLKVCKKSKRKRRSGVGRKRRKKCSVAKPRLTRGRKRRGKYTKKGVDIDDDDDDDDGDDGDFVDDCLPARKKAKTKSTRPRRRYNVPSDSDIASSGESDYEYTISEEEREQIREAGSLLRSSVKHASSIRKTTVNKDLPQLRKSPVKKGEKKVELVKRDVIKNVCGICLSEEDMRRLKGTLDCCSHYFCFTCIMEWSKVESRCPLCKQRFRTISKPARSTPGVDLREVVIPVPERDQVYQPTEEELRSYLDPYENIICTECHQGDDDGLMLLCDLCDSSAHTYCVGLGREVPEGNWYCEGCRPVALGSASSQTHMTSEQQRVSGFYSRPSPVVVSGQYQDMSLLVSPRTPFLNGENLFSPRLPNGDVQGSSPSGLGATTLSRRRTLHRHIQNIINSDRLINMGARTGGTSTANSSDGFVTTQIGHGRTIDPSQPAARQETGASLYTISGERQANNNSLISAHDPELLSPKLDEFGSEEAFRHLSNDTFLGERPIDLGLRHRLAQGDPLINNQQHLHSYMPNTMSSMGGERLQQRVKAHLKKLSSKIDLGQTTFEEISTCSIHTILAACGLEHKSSEVHLVPPPVTCTHHHMTPGSSRSSSSSLMKGCCYSCFDSFVEDVVKMILDTRQPHWLSLGLH from the exons atgGGAAAGAGGAACACGTTTTGTGATAGAAATTCAAATAGAAGGGTTAGATCTAAGGATAAGGGTTCTGATGAATCGGATGAGGATTACGTGATTTcggaagaggatgaagaagatgaatctgaGGCTGATCtcaaggaggaggaggacgaggaGTACGAGTATGCCTCTTCTGTAGACGGTGCTGAACAACCATCCTTTGATGGGTTTGGTGTGTCTGATGCcgttgaggatgatgatgaatttgatgaggtaagggaggaggaggaggaggaggaagaagatgcgATGCTGAGAAATGTTGAGTGGCCGAAAGTGAAAACTGGTCCTCGTGGTAATCGGAAAATCACCGGATGTAAGTCTAGAAAGACCAAACAGGTCGTATCTGATAACGAGGATGTGGATCTTGATGATGCCGATGATGACGAGGACGAGGACGAGATAAGTGATTCAAGCAAGTTTGTTGGAAAAGTTGGGTCTTTTGATGGAGAGAAACACCCAAGAGTTGGTTTAGGAAAGCGAAGGAGAGTTTTCTATGAgaaagaggatgatgaagatggagacTATCCAGAGGAAGACggcgaggaagaggaagagagggatGTGGGAAATGTAAGGTGTGAAAATGTGGATTTGAATTCCTTGCATGATGCTCTAGATGGAAATATGGTGGCGTTGGAAGAGCAGGACAACGAAACAGAAAAGGAAGATGACGGAGATTACGAGGATGAAGATGGGGATGAAGATTTTACTGCTGATGAAGATGTATCATTagacgaggaagaggaggaggaagagacaaTTGCATGTAACAAATATTCACTCAAGGTTTGTAAGAAAAGCAAGCGAAAGCGAAGATCTGGAGTAGGGcgtaaaagaagaaagaaatgctCTGTTGCCAAACCCCGTTTAACTAGGGGAAGAAAGAGACGTGGGAAATACACAAAGAAGGGAGTTGatatagatgatgatgatgatgatgacgatggtgATGATGGAGATTTTGTAGATGACTGCCTACCTGCAAGAAAGAAGGCCAAGACAAAATCAACAAGGCCAAGGCGTCGGTATAACGTGCCATCAGATTCAGACATTGCATCCTCTGGAGAATCTGATTATGAGTACACAATCTcggaggaggaaagagagcaGATAAGAGAAGCCGGTAGTTTATTGAGAAGTAGTGTGAAACATGCATCATCTATAAGAAAAACCACGGTCAATAAGGATTTACCTCAGCTTCGCAAGTCTCCTGTGAAGAAAGGTGAAAAGAAGGTAGAGCTAGTGAAAAGAGATGTGATTAAAAACGTTTGTGGGATTTGTCTGTCTGAGGAAGACATGCGAAGATTGAAGGGAACGCTGGACTGCTGTAGCCACTACTTTTGCTTCACTTGCATAATGGAGTGGTCGAAAGTAGAATCTCGCTGCCCACTCTGCAAGCAGCGGTTCAGAACAATCAGTAAACCTGCAAGATCTACACCTGGAGTAGATTTGAGAGAAGTTGTGATACCTGTACCTGAGCGTGATCAG GTCTATCAACCTACTGAAGAAGAGTTGAGGAGTTATCTCGATCcctatgaaaatataatatgcACGGAATGTCAccaaggtgatgatgatgggcTTATGTTGCTTTGTGATCTTTGTGATTCATCTGCCCATACGTACTGTGTTGGTCTTGGGAGGGAAGTGCCTGAAGGAAACTGGTACTGTGAAGGTTGTAGACCCGTTGCACTTGGATCAGCTAGTTCCCAAACGCATATGACATCCGAGCAACAAAGGGTTAGTGGCTTTTACAGTAGACCATCACCTGTAGTAGTTTCAGGGCAATATCAAGATATGTCTTTGCTAGTCTCCCCACGTACACCATTTCTCAATGGAGAAAATCTGTTTTCTCCAAGGCTTCCCAATGGTGATGTTCAAGGTTCTTCTCCATCCGGCTTAGGGGCAACCACTTTATCAAGAAGAAGGACGCTTCACAGACacatacaaaatattatcaacAGTGATAGACTTATTAATATGGGTGCTAGAACTGGTGGAACATCGACTGCTAACTCGAGTGATGGTTTCGTGACTACACAAATAGGTCATGGCAGAACAATCGACCCGTCTCAGCCTGCGGCGAGACAAGAAACAGGGGCGTCGTTGTATACAATCTCTGGGGAAAGACAAGCCAACAACAATTCATTGATTTCTGCCCATGACCCTGAGCTTTTGTCTCCAAAGTTAGATGAATTTGGAAGCGAAGAAGCATTCAGACATTTGTCTAATGATACATTTCTTGGCGAGAGACCTATCGATTTAGGATTACGTCATAGACTAGCTCAGGGTGATCCTTTGATTAATAATCAACAACATCTACACAGCTACATGCCGAACACAATGTCTTCCATGGGAGGAGAACGACTGCAACAAAGAGTTAAAGCCCATCTCAAAAAGTTGTCCAGTAAAATCGACTTAG GTCAAACCACTTTCGAGGAGATTTCCACGTGCTCAATACACACGATACTGGCAGCTTGTGGACTTGAACACAAGAGCAGTGAAGTGCATCTTGTTCCACCACCAGTGACGTGTACTCACCATCATATGACACCTGGCAGCAGCAGAAGTAGTAGCAGCAGCCTGATGAAAGGGTGTTGCTATTCTTGTTTTGATTCATTTGTAGAAGATGTAGTTAAGATGATTCTAGACACAAGACAACCCCATTGGTTGAGTCTAGGGCTCCACTAA
- the LOC104714973 gene encoding BTB/POZ domain-containing protein At3g05675-like isoform X2 encodes MEPRDNQAEASYTFGDRSSSDIVVRLRNEEGRDDWIYCHSKILTNKSQYFADRLSDKWPTCKILDSRYCVEVICQESDYDHHINLLRLLYLVSDSDDVHEDNLCHNVKSALGILCVAKELSCPQIVTACVNYLEAVPWEEGEEEEILRIVPRIGSEAEPVLARLQPVDQSAVTGIFVSAFRFATSSPPLPLGEIKSSAQEQIEYMITEDDDAPLLIVDEEIKLEVKECVKSLFVRFFQCLEETSFKPLESEDISKKGSFRMVLSDLSWAFQILTKMEVVREFVVTWVDTSEKLVKVVEKLETSVTETVEIRVKIIEVTSKVLEAIGYGTVILPTAKRLQMVKLWLPFVRNTKPLVEPVVTGDEEVESVVRYKIDGEIWQALESSFVSIILALPSADQAEILTEWLSKNGLYPDLTEAFEVWCYRSKVAKRRLGLTGGEEEENGIS; translated from the exons ATGGAGCCTCGT GATAATCAAGCCGAGGCTTCATATACATTTGGTGATCGATCGAGCAGTGACATAGTTGTTAGACTAAGAAACGAGGAAGGACGGGACGATTGGATCTATTGCCATTCCAAGATCCTTACTAACAAAAGCCAGTACTTCGCTGACCGTCTCTCTGATAAATGGCCTACTTGCAAGATTCTTGATTCACGCTACTGCGTTGAAGTCATCTGTCAAGAATCAGATTATGATCATCATATCAATCTCTTGAGACTTCTCTATCTTGTATCTGACTCTGATGATGTCCATGAGGATAACCTCTGTCATAACGTGAAAAGTGCGTTGGGGATCCTCTGCGTCGCTAAAGAACTTAGTTGCCCGCAGATTGTTACTGCTTGTGTGAATTACTTGGAAGCTGTTCCATGGGAAGAAGGCGAAGAGGAAGAGATTCTAAGGATTGTACCAAGAATTGGATCAGAAGCAGAGCCGGTTCTTGCCCGCCTCCAACCAGTTGATCAGTCTGCTGTTACTGGAATCTTTGTCTCGGCTTTTAGGTTTGCTACTTCGTCCCCGCCTTTGCCCTTGGGCGAAATAAAGTCCTCGGCTCAAGAACAGATTGAGTATATGATAACTGAAGATGATGATGCAccattgttgattgttgatgaAGAAATCAAGCTTGAAGTAAAAGAATGTGTAAAGAGCCTGTTTGTTAGATTCTTCCAATGTCTAGAAGAAACCTCTTTCAAACCTTTGGAGTCTGAGGATATTAGCAAAAAGGGATCTTTTAGGATGGTTCTATCTGACTTGTCGTGGGCATTTCAGATATTAACAAAGATGGAAGTGGTTAGAGAATTTGTAGTAACATGGGTTGACACATCTGAGAAGCTAGTCAAGGTAGTTGAGAAGTTGGAAACATCAGTTACAGAGACGGTTGAGATAAGAGTTAAGATCATCGAGGTGACTTCAAAAGTCTTGGAGGCGATCGGTTATGGAACAGTGATATTACCAACAGCGAAACGACTTCAGATGGTAAAACTTTGGCTACCTTTTGTAAGAAACACAAAGCCTCTTGTTGAGCCAGTGGTAACGGGAGATGAGGAGGTTGAATCTGTTGTGAGGTATAAAATTGATGGAGAGATATGGCAAGCTTTGGAATCTTCCTTTGTATCGATCATTCTGGCATTGCCATCTGCAGACCAAGCTGAGATACTGACTGAATGGTTAAGCAAGAATGGGTTGTATCCGGATTTAACAGAAGCTTTCGAGGTATGGTGTTACAGATCGAAAGTCGCCAAGAGAAGATTGGGTTTAACCGGCGGCGAAGAGGAGGAGAACGGCATTTCTTAA
- the LOC104714973 gene encoding BTB/POZ domain-containing protein At3g05675-like isoform X1, whose amino-acid sequence MEPRQDNQAEASYTFGDRSSSDIVVRLRNEEGRDDWIYCHSKILTNKSQYFADRLSDKWPTCKILDSRYCVEVICQESDYDHHINLLRLLYLVSDSDDVHEDNLCHNVKSALGILCVAKELSCPQIVTACVNYLEAVPWEEGEEEEILRIVPRIGSEAEPVLARLQPVDQSAVTGIFVSAFRFATSSPPLPLGEIKSSAQEQIEYMITEDDDAPLLIVDEEIKLEVKECVKSLFVRFFQCLEETSFKPLESEDISKKGSFRMVLSDLSWAFQILTKMEVVREFVVTWVDTSEKLVKVVEKLETSVTETVEIRVKIIEVTSKVLEAIGYGTVILPTAKRLQMVKLWLPFVRNTKPLVEPVVTGDEEVESVVRYKIDGEIWQALESSFVSIILALPSADQAEILTEWLSKNGLYPDLTEAFEVWCYRSKVAKRRLGLTGGEEEENGIS is encoded by the exons ATGGAGCCTCGT CAGGATAATCAAGCCGAGGCTTCATATACATTTGGTGATCGATCGAGCAGTGACATAGTTGTTAGACTAAGAAACGAGGAAGGACGGGACGATTGGATCTATTGCCATTCCAAGATCCTTACTAACAAAAGCCAGTACTTCGCTGACCGTCTCTCTGATAAATGGCCTACTTGCAAGATTCTTGATTCACGCTACTGCGTTGAAGTCATCTGTCAAGAATCAGATTATGATCATCATATCAATCTCTTGAGACTTCTCTATCTTGTATCTGACTCTGATGATGTCCATGAGGATAACCTCTGTCATAACGTGAAAAGTGCGTTGGGGATCCTCTGCGTCGCTAAAGAACTTAGTTGCCCGCAGATTGTTACTGCTTGTGTGAATTACTTGGAAGCTGTTCCATGGGAAGAAGGCGAAGAGGAAGAGATTCTAAGGATTGTACCAAGAATTGGATCAGAAGCAGAGCCGGTTCTTGCCCGCCTCCAACCAGTTGATCAGTCTGCTGTTACTGGAATCTTTGTCTCGGCTTTTAGGTTTGCTACTTCGTCCCCGCCTTTGCCCTTGGGCGAAATAAAGTCCTCGGCTCAAGAACAGATTGAGTATATGATAACTGAAGATGATGATGCAccattgttgattgttgatgaAGAAATCAAGCTTGAAGTAAAAGAATGTGTAAAGAGCCTGTTTGTTAGATTCTTCCAATGTCTAGAAGAAACCTCTTTCAAACCTTTGGAGTCTGAGGATATTAGCAAAAAGGGATCTTTTAGGATGGTTCTATCTGACTTGTCGTGGGCATTTCAGATATTAACAAAGATGGAAGTGGTTAGAGAATTTGTAGTAACATGGGTTGACACATCTGAGAAGCTAGTCAAGGTAGTTGAGAAGTTGGAAACATCAGTTACAGAGACGGTTGAGATAAGAGTTAAGATCATCGAGGTGACTTCAAAAGTCTTGGAGGCGATCGGTTATGGAACAGTGATATTACCAACAGCGAAACGACTTCAGATGGTAAAACTTTGGCTACCTTTTGTAAGAAACACAAAGCCTCTTGTTGAGCCAGTGGTAACGGGAGATGAGGAGGTTGAATCTGTTGTGAGGTATAAAATTGATGGAGAGATATGGCAAGCTTTGGAATCTTCCTTTGTATCGATCATTCTGGCATTGCCATCTGCAGACCAAGCTGAGATACTGACTGAATGGTTAAGCAAGAATGGGTTGTATCCGGATTTAACAGAAGCTTTCGAGGTATGGTGTTACAGATCGAAAGTCGCCAAGAGAAGATTGGGTTTAACCGGCGGCGAAGAGGAGGAGAACGGCATTTCTTAA